The Mytilus edulis chromosome 4, xbMytEdul2.2, whole genome shotgun sequence nucleotide sequence TACGGTCTCTCTTCTCATATATGTGTGTATTTAGAATTGATATCCATTGATATTTGGTCATATATTATGTCCTGTCTGCTCATATAAGTGTGTGTTTAGAATTGGTATCAATTTATATTTGGTCACATATTACGTTCTCTCTTCTCATGTGTGTGTATTTAGAAATGGTATCAATATATATTTGGTCATATATTACGTTCTCTCTTCTCATGTGTGTGTATTTAGAATTGGAATCAATATAAATTTGGTCACATATTACGTGCTGTCTTCTATGTGTGTATTTAGAATTGGTCTCAATATATATTTGGTcacatcaccagcccagtagtcagcacttcggtgttgacatgaatatcaattatgtggtcatttttataaatttcctgtttacaaaactttgaatttttcgaaaaactaaggactttcttatcccaggaatagattacctaaaccgtatttggcaccactttttggaattttgggtcctcaatgctcttcaactttgtacttgtttggctttataactattttgatatgagcgtcactgatgagtcttatgtagacgaaacgcgcgtctggcgtactaaattataatcctggtacctttgataactaattacgtTCTCTCTTCTCGTGTGGGAGTATTTAGAATTGGTATCAATATAAAATTGGTCACATATTACGTGCTGTCTTCTCCTATGTGTGTATTTAGAATTGGTCTCAATATATTTTTGGTCACATATTACGTTCTCTCTTCTCATGTGAGTGTATTAAGAAATGGTATCAATATATACTTGGTCACATAGTATGTGCTGTCTGCTGATATATGTGTGTGTTTAGAATTGGTATCAATTATGTGTGTATTTAGAAATGGTATCAATATATATTTGGTCACATATTATGTGCTGTTTACTGATATATGTGCGTGTTTAGAATTGGTATCAATTTATATTTGGTCACATATTACGTGCTGTCTTCTCATATGTGTGTATTTAGAattagtataaatatatatttggtcATATATTACGTTCTCTCTGCTCATGTGCGTGTATTTAGAAAGATATCAATTTATATTTGGTCACATATTACGTCCTCTCTGCTCATGTGCGTGTATTTAGAGttggtaaaaatatatatttggtcACATATTACATTCTCTCTGCTCATGTGCGTGTATTTAGAACAGGTATCCATATATATTTGGTCATATATTACGTGCTGTTTGCTCATATGTGTGTATTTAGAattgatattaatatatatttggtcACATATTACATGATGTCTGCTCATGTGTGTGTTTATAGAATTGGTATCAATTTATATTTGGTCACATATTACGTGCTGTCTGTTTATGTGTGTATTtagaagaaatataaaaaaaaaaagaagatgtggtatgattgccaatgaaacaactcatcacaagagaccaaaatgacacagaaataaacaactataggtcatcgtacggccttcaaccataagCAAAGCctatatcgcatagtcagctataaaaggtcccaaaatgacaatgtaaaacaattcaaacgagaaaactgacggccttacttatgtacaaaaaatgaagtaTCAATTTATATTTGGTCACATATTACGTGCTTTCTGCTCATGTGTGTGTTTATAATTGGTATCAATTTATGTTTGGTCACATATTACGTGCTGTCTGCTCATATAAGTGTGTGTTTAGAATTGgtatcaatttatattttgtcACATATTACGTGCTGTCTGCTCATATGGCTTtgctcccccttttttaaatacTAAATTAGCTAgctatgattttatatttttatctgcatgaacagtattattttatttgcttatgtcatgtatgttcttTTAATATCCTGCTgtaatgtatgtatgtttgtcttAATATGTGGTCTTAAATATGCTTTGTGTGTAATTTATTATAATGTCGATTTTAAAAGCTCACTCACTAGAGCTTGTCGGTTACTTTGTTTAATATGTATcgacaataaataaaactttgatttgatttgatttgatttgatttgatttggttTGATTTGATTTACTCTGTTCATGTATGTAAATTTAGAAGtggtatcaatttttatttggtCATAGATTATGTGTGCTGTCTTCTCATGTGTATGTATTCTGAATTTGTATCAATTATAGTTGGTCACAGACAGCGTACAATTGAGTCTTTTTTCATTGAACTATAGTCTCCCTCATTATTTCAAGATCTGACATAACACTTTATTCAGATTTAAATGGACAAAGAGTGTTGTGGTAAGAATTGACAGTTcagtatcatcatgatcattataatcaaatagttatcaaaagtaccaggattataattgtatacgccagacgcgcgtttcgtctacatacgactcatcagtgacgctcagatcaaaatagttaaaaagccaaataaatgcCAGATGTTAATTTGGATTCAGATTTCccacaaaaaaaaactagaggctctaaagagcctgtgtcgctcaccttggtacatttgtatatgtgaATATATGGAttcgtgacaaaattgtgttttggtgatggtgatatgtttgtagatctaactttactgaacattcttgctgcgtaCATATATCCCCatctataatgattggcccagtagtttcagttaaaagtgttagtaaaaatttacaaattttatgaaaattgttaaaaattgactatcgattcgtctgaaattttcagggcagatagatcttgacctgataaacaatttaacccatgtcagttttgctcttaatgcttttgtttttgagttataagccaaaaactgcattttatcccatgttctatttttagccatggcagccatatTGGTAGGTTGACCAGGTcaacggacacaatttttaaactagataccccaatgatgattgttgccaagtttggtttaatatggcgcagtagtttcagaggagaagatttttgtaaaagataactaagatttacgaaaaatggttaaaaattgactataaagggcaataactcctaaaggggtcatttgaccatttcggtaatgttgacttatttgtaaatcttattttgctgaacattattgctgtttacagtttatctctatctataatatttttcaagataataaccaaaaacagcaaaatttccttaaaattaccaatttaggggtagcaacccaacaacaggttgttcgattcatctgaaattttcagggcagatagatcttgacctgataaacaattttaccccatgtcagaattgctctaaatgctttggtttttgagttataagccaaaaactgcattttacccctatgttctatttttagccatggcggccatcttggtaggttgaccgggtcaccggacacaatttttaaactagataccccaatgatgattgtggccaagtttggtttaatatggcgcagtagtttcagaggagaagatttttgtaaaagataactaagatttacgaaaaatggttaaaaattgactataaagggcaataactcctaaaggggtcatttgaccatttcggtaatgttgacttatttgtaaatcttattttgctgaacataatggctgtttacagtttatctctatctataatatttttcaagataataaccaaaaacagcaaaatttccttaaaattaccaatttaggggtagcaacccaacaacaggttgttcgattcatctgaaattttcagggcagatagatcttgacctgataaacaattttaccccatgtcagaattgctctaaatgctttggtttttgagttataagccaaaaactgcattttacccctatgttctatttttagccatggcggccatcttggttggttgaccgggtcaccggacacaatttttaaactagataccccaatgatgattgtggccaagtttggtttaatttggcctagtagtttcagaggagaagatttttgtaaaagttaacgcaggacgacgacggacgacgacagacgccggacgcaaagtgatgagaaaagctcacttggcccttcgggccaggtgagctaaaaaaacaaCCAAGGAACATACATTATAGCATATTCCCATTgtgacatacatatatatattacggGTTTTCATTATGGACGAAAAGCAGGAGACACTCCTTTTGTCGATGCAGCCGTCTTCACCGTTTGTCTGTAGTATCAGACTGAAGATCAGTAATAATACCCCCTTCACATACACGAATGTTTCTTACGAATGCTAACGAATCACCAAAATTTACAAGATTCGTTAAACTTTAACGAATCTTTTGCGAATAAACCACTTTTACGAGTGATTTGCGAGTGCTTTACGATTGGTTACGATTTACTAAGAATGAATGCGATGCTTTTACGATAACAGTAGACGATTCATTGCGAATAGATACGAGCAATTAACGAATGCATACGAGTGTTTTGCGAGCACAATACGAATGGTAACGATCTGATCCAAGTTTTTACGATTGGTTAACGAATAGTTTACGATAGCCCACGAACATTTGCGATTGAGTTACGAGTGTTTTacgaatgtttattttttttgcaatgggAAATGCATGCACTCATATAGATAGTAGGCCATACAGTCTCATTTATTATCCATGTAAACATTCGGAGTAACAAGACATGTCTTACGAGAGAAATAAATTATTACTCTTCCATAACTTCCTTCGACTTCTTCTTCCACTGGCACAGAGGGCAGAGGAAGAAAATCAACAACTGTTTCCTCTTTATTTTAGGAGGAGGAGGAGGCGGACTCAACGTAGATTTTGGTGCAGGCCATGGCTCATCAGAAGAACTTTGTTTGGACAATATGACCAACTCCTGCATGAGCTTAACCGGGAAGATGCGTCTGGTTACAGAAACTTTTTAAGAGTTGATGCCGACTTGTTTGGGGAGATACTTGACAGAATTACCCCTGCAATCAGAAAAAGCTCTACCTCTTTCAGGTAAGTACTTCAATTTTCaagcaaaataaaacagaaatgtaCATTAAGAATAATAGTTAGTTTTATTTTGTATGCTGACTATATCATATGAATATCCGACGGTGCCGAAGGACGAGGCTTGGATTTTCCGCATGATATAGTCAGTTTAGAAAACCATACTAACTGTTTTTTCAGAAATTCATATCTAAGTAAAAAGGTCAGCAaaacaatcttttaaaaaattttcCTTAAGCACTTTGCTTCTAAATAATTCAATTTAATACAAAGTGAACAAAGTACGTGTTAGTAACGCCCCAAATAACGTTCGTATTCATATGGAAGTGGGTATATTAAACTGTCTTGTCTTTTGTTATTCTAATGTATGACACATTTCCAGTTTACCTTTTATGcgacaaaaaatattcttttaattgCATTGTAAGTTTAGATAAATATTTCTCGTTACAGGGAACCACTTGAACCAGGACTGAAGTTAGCCGTTACACTCAGACATTTGGCTACCGGTTCCACGTATGCTGATCTTATGTATGCCTTTCGTGTTGCCCGGAACTCCATATCACTCTTTGTGCCTAAAGTCTGCGAAGCAATTTACTTAGCATACAAAGATGAAGTCATGCCGGATGAGATTACGACGGAAGATTGGATGCGTATAGCATCTGactttgaaagaatatggaaccTCCCACACGCTTGTGGTGCTTTGGATGGGAAGCACATTAGAATAAGAAAACCGCCTAACTCGGGGTCGTTATTTTTTAACTACAAACATTTCTTCTCTACAGTGATGATGGCTCTAGTTGATGCAGATTATAAGTTTATTTGGCTGAGTGTGGGCTCATACGGAAGTGCATCTGATAGCCAGATATTTAGGGACTCGGAACTACGACCAATGTTAGAAGATGGAACTTTGGATCTTCCGCCTCCCTCCCCTCTTCCAAATGGTGAAACAGAtattccttattttcttattggCGATGACGCATTTCCTCTCCGATCATGGATGATGAAACCCTATTCAAGAAAACGTTTAGACCACGATGAGCGCATCTTTAACTATAGGTTGTCCCGTGCACGTAGAATTGTGGAGAATGCTTTTGGCATTCTTGCCATGAGATTTCAGATTTTGATTGGAACTATGCAACAACTGCCAGAAACAGTAGATTTAATCGTACTGTCTTGTACTACTCTTCATAACTTACTTCGGATAAGGAAACGTGCTGATCTACAACTGTTTGCTGACGAAGAAGACAACAATCATAATTTAATAGAGGGACAATGGCGACAAGGTGCGCAACTTACCGACGGAGACCCAGGGTATCAGAGAAATTTTGGTAACGCTGCTGGAATTGATCAAAGGAACTATCTTAAAAATTACTTCAACTCGGAAGCAGGCGCCGTAGATTGGCAAGAGAACATGATTTGACTGGTTCAGAaacattgattgttttgaatgcaTCAGTATTGTGTTAATTgatgtaatgtttaaaaataaaaatttagatatAGATAGGACTATAAAAAATCTCAGAATGAGGTTCTATCATAATGAATAATTCACTCCAACTTTGTTTGACATACACTTTATAATACAAATTTGTTGCAATACTAGTACTTGGAATGGTATTTAAGGGATAGAATATGAGTGAagacggggaatgtgtcaaagaggcaacgaCCCAACACGCGCAAAAAAGAATAGGTTGAGTTTAAACACAAACTTTGATAAGCATCAATAAATGAGTTTCAGAATGATTTTGACATTTAAGCTAAACGACGGTTGTCACACTTGAAGCAGGAGCTGCTAACCCTTCCAGGGTACTTGAGTTCaccacattttgtttttgtttggggTCCATGTtgctttgtttttagtttttgttatgtTGTTATTTGTGTTGCCTGTTGTGtatttgccatggcattgtcttCTTTGTGGTTTATGATTATTGATTGCTCCTTAGTGTGTTCGAATTTGATTTACAActaaatgtacattgaaaaggGCACAGGCGCCAAGTAATGGCAAAAGATTCCGTTTGCATATAACACTTTTCAGCGATGtcattttttattggttttgtttaaaaattttggttcctaaaataaacaacataaacaaatGTGGATTAACCTGTTTCTTTTCATTCTCAAAAAAAGCTACAAATTTTCTACAATCTACAAATAGTTATACATTTAAAGGTTCTCTATTCAAGATTTTCCTAAATCttttagaataaaaacaaaacccCAATTTTATCGTCAAATCATTTGTTAAATATTCCTATTTGTAAAACATTCGCAAAGCACTCGCAAAGCAGTCGCAAAGTATTCGTATACATTCGTAAAGCAATCGGATATATTCGTAAAGCACTCGCGTGAATTCGTATCAATTCGTTAATCCATCGCAAAGCGATCGTAAACTGCTCGCAACTATTCGTAAATGAATCGTTAAACATTCTTAAATCAAACTGTTCACGATTTCTTGCGAATGATTTACGAGTTGTTGCGATCGGTTAACGATGCATTAACGAATTGTTGCGAGTGATTTGCGAGCTCTTTACGAATGAAATGATTCGTGGACATTCGTGTAAAATTTTTGGCATGTCCAAAAATTTCCAAATAGTTTTACGAATCGATACGATTGTCTGCGAATGTCTACGATTTGTTTAAGAGTGGTTTACGATTGCTTGCGAGTGATTTACGATTGCTTGCGAGTGGTTTACGATTGCTTGCGAATGCTTGcatttgataaaacaaacaacattcgTAAGGAATCGTAAGACACATTCGTGTATGTGAAGGGGGTATAACTAACTTTGTATAATTATTATACGGTTAATATTGCTGAATAAAAAAAGTATGCGCTTCTCAACGTTCAGTGGCAACTAtatcatatagatataggaagatgtggtataagtgccaatgagacaactctccatccaagtagcaatttataaaagtaaatatttataggtcaaggtacggccttcaacatattTTAGACGAGAGTCAGACCAATTAAACAATTGAAAAGATAGTTTGATCCGAAATTAAGGGTTCGAAATTTGAACTTTCAATAGAATTAAGAGCACGTTGAATAAAAGCAAAAAATTGTAAATCCGCATACCGTTAGTCAAATGTGAGCTAGATTGTTCGAGGCCATTCAGCCGCAGTGTAATGTACTATCAATCTCGATGTGCAAACTTGATTTACAGTTTTTATGTATGAACAAAATATATCATTCCTAgcgacaaaaaaaaaccaaagttaTAACTATTAAGATCAatgtaaattgtatatatatatatataacttaagactatatatataaaaaaaactgttatattcaaaaatatataatatgttgttgtttgAATATGGATTGACACCAATTCTATATAATTAAATGTATAAATCAGCCAAACCATTTTAGAATAGTCTGCACATTTGAGTCAGCAATGCTTTGTTAACCTATTAATCAGCGGATTTCGACCCCCTGCTTCTGTGATATATGACATACTTCATCCACTTTGAATATCAATAATCAAACAATCTAGTtgaaatatatctctgattacgttatactgcATACATATGAGCAGTATTTAAcgtaatcaaatattttaattagattgatctATATAGTGttcaaacatttgacttttctacactttacaaaaGTCTCACCCATTCTATACTaacaaaacaaattgaaagagctGGTCCTAATTTGTCTTATAAGAAGCGATGACCAACGAAGATGGAATAAAATAGAATAATGTTGTACTGCTATAGTCACAGCGCCCTAAAGCTGAGCTGaataatttcatttaatttgtataCAATGATTACAAATTCAATATGGTTGTTTAATACAATTGCAAATGGGGGAAAACAGAAAGAAAAcaatacaattaaataaaaaaaatcaaaccattcAATTAAGACCAGCAATAAAAACTACTGAGCTGGTACATTTAACAATATATGAGGTACAGTCACCCAGTAGATAAAAGTATATGGTCGTCAGAAGAGATACGGCAAATCgtactttgtaaaaaaatcaatctaactcaaacaaaaaattctctgaaactaatAATAGCAATATGCTTCTTGATTGCCAACATATGTTTCAACAAACAATTGGAATTCAAATAGGAACCAAATGTGCCAATCTATCCCTTGGTTTATATAGCTTTCCTGTCATGATTTCCTTGTGAGCGGTTTGCTGTTCAAAAGGAGGCATTTGAACCAAAATCTTAGGTTCAAAGTGGTAAAGTTCAAATTatccctttgaaaattttacggaccgtgccatcacaagttggttgactgtcaaatatggaatatctgtttcacagatggcGACTAACTAAAACGCGATTAAAAACTTGTTCAATACGAAACCTTTGAAAagaaggcagtggctattttacCGGCTTCCGGCAAACTCCGAGGCTTAGGTGCTATTTTACCGGCTCCACCAAAATAGCAATTtgtatagagttttgctattttgccggtcttatttcagatttttattcaagactatcataaaatatctttttaaggAAACTAATTTGCACAAATTTTATAGTTGGCTTGATGTCAATAATTTTTTTGTTCGCCTTGCCTACCTAGTCATTCAATTTTGATGAACTGCATTcattaaattacatgtacatacgTTTAGTTCTGttgaacattgaaaaaaaaaatggagaacAACAAATTTGTTATCAAACAAAATCGATTTTTGACTGATACATGTGATAATATTGTGCGCTACAGTCGATTTTTTGAGTACTTTGAAACGTGAAACTAGAACTACAAAAATCATGAAAACCAGACAAAACATTAATAATAATCTTAAGTCTATGGTGCAATAACATATAAgattataatgaaaataatatattgtaCACACGATGCATATAAATCTGGCTATTGACATCATTTATTCTATGAATGTTGAATACTGAAATGTATATAATTGCAAATTTTGCAAAAGTGATGCAGACACAAAAAGAAAAGTGTACGTTCAGTTCATGTATGCAGTGGCAGCACCTTTCTGGTGCCAGACTTAAAAGATATTCACCAAAAAGCAAGCCACTGGTTTTGTAACGCCACGGTAAAGCAGTTTAAGGTTGTTGGGTGTTACTTCGTTTTGATTAAAAACTAATTAaaataggatatttttttttattataagtcaGTTTTATCAGaatgtcgtttttttttatatataggttCGCATGCTTTGCTTAtgttaaaagaaatatttgttaGACTTCCTATTAAAGAAAAGAAAGTactagtataaattttaaaaaattaagcttttttttttagacttccGATTAAAGAGAAAAAAGTTCTAGACTTGTATCAATTTTAATATTGCGTGTTTTTTTTCCTTcctaaataataaagaaaaaatgtacAAGTATCAATCTTAATaagttaattttcaaaaatatttaaaataagacATAATGTTTTTAGAGACTTTTAGAAATTTCTATACTTCTATTTTAATCTTAATtaagaccggcaaaatagcaaaactctatacaAAAAAAACACTGCCTTAAAGAATGCGGACGTGTGGAGTACGCACATGAAAGGAGACGAACGCGATTTTGgtcgaacggacccggattcggGGTTGCAAAACCTAATTTGGCATATTTTTTTTCGATTGGATGTAAACAAACTCGCGGGAATATGCAATCTTTAGCTAAAAATCATCATGCCAGAAAATAGGAAAAAATAAGTgatatgaaatatatttgaagATGAATTATGGACGAGGAAGACTTTGACTACATTCCTTtaatgaaaaagaagaaaaaggttGAAAACAATAAGTCAATATGATATATCTCATAACTGTGTACTTCACAGACACttgttaaggtttatgaccccttctgtgcCCTGTGAATTACGAtattttcaaactgcaatagtatcaaaacatcAAAGATAATGATTAATATAGATGGGCCATTTTGTACacataccaaggggaaacttcaTGCAAAGCATCCTGATAATACTGAAGTGCAGTGGTTACGATGTTTGTTGTTCTTCTTCTTCCAATACAGTGCAGTCCTCTAATTGAGTATTATCGCACTATTGCCCATGCTGGGTGTGACAACAAAGGTGCAAGAAAATATTTACAGGTGCAAGTTAAAAACAGTCTGATGGTGCGATTAAGGGATACTGCAGCTCTGCCTCAGTACCCCTGCTTGAAAGCATCTAGTGAGGTACTGTCCACCAAAGGTTGTGGGAGGCCGTTCCATATCCTTATGCTGTCTGGGAAGAAGGAATGTCTAAGTTGAAGTTCTGGCATACGGTACGAGAAATCGTGTTGTGTGTCCTCTTGCTACAGATGATGTAGTGTGTAGCTC carries:
- the LOC139521249 gene encoding uncharacterized protein, whose translation is MSYERNKLLLFHNFLRLLLPLAQRAEEENQQLFPLYFRRRRRRTQRRFWCRPWLIRRTLFGQYDQLLHELNREDASGYRNFLRVDADLFGEILDRITPAIRKSSTSFREPLEPGLKLAVTLRHLATGSTYADLMYAFRVARNSISLFVPKVCEAIYLAYKDEVMPDEITTEDWMRIASDFERIWNLPHACGALDGKHIRIRKPPNSGSLFFNYKHFFSTVMMALVDADYKFIWLSVGSYGSASDSQIFRDSELRPMLEDGTLDLPPPSPLPNGETDIPYFLIGDDAFPLRSWMMKPYSRKRLDHDERIFNYRLSRARRIVENAFGILAMRFQILIGTMQQLPETVDLIVLSCTTLHNLLRIRKRADLQLFADEEDNNHNLIEGQWRQGAQLTDGDPGYQRNFGNAAGIDQRNYLKNYFNSEAGAVDWQENMI